The Daphnia magna isolate NIES linkage group LG3, ASM2063170v1.1, whole genome shotgun sequence genomic interval AGTCTTAACTCCTCTCTGCCTTTTTTTGCTACTCTGTTGACATTTGCATTTTGATAAACAAAGACAAAAACGAAATCAATTTGGATtgaacttgaatttttttaaatattgttttgttttttttttttctgtcgtaGGTCAAGAAACGGGCGGAAGCACTCCGGAATCGCCTTCCGGTGCTGCATCTCCGCTTGGCTCTCAACATCCTTCATCAGGGGTCGTGCCTGTACCTGAGGTCattttaattcatttgaaATTGCATCCCGTGTGCGTATCTATTCAATTATTAATCAAAGTATTTCTATTCGTGTTCTGTTCACGTACAGGAGATCAGTCCGTCTCAGTACCACCTGATGGCCAGTCACGGCCAGGGAAGCATTTCGGATCTGACGCTCTATTCTAGCCCGTCTTTACCAAACATATCTCTTGGACGTCCCGCAGGAGCCAACCATCACGCCGCcgtaattttaaaaaaattttattttattttattttttttttttgtgcagcGCATTCAAATGGaatgaagcaaaaaaataattggctGGACCAGTCgccattattttattttattctttttctcttttttgaatacctatttttaaaatgatagGAACCTCCCGGATTGGCCATGGTCAGCGAGGTGGTGGACATGCGCGCTGCCTTCTCCGTCCGCATGGGCCTGCCCGCAACAGGAGGCAGCCATCACGCGCTTTATCAGCCACCGCAACCTCAACACCACCACGCTCATCCGCACCATCAACATCACCACCTCCTCATGTCGTCCGCTTCGCCTTTCTTCCCGCCGGCGCCGCCCGATCCCGGCGCAGGCGATTACGGATCCGGCGGCGGAAGCCCCGAATCGCCCGGCTACATTCAAAAGCAGATGCAGTTGCTGGAACAGGCCGGCCATCACACTCACGTCCTGATGAGCGGACTCTACAACGGCGGCGCGCCCATCACCGACGCTCAAGTACGTGACGTCCCACCGGTTTTGGGTTTGGTCTTTTGGTTTCAAACCGGATGCTCCTTTAGTTGTCGAACAAATCGATAATCGATTGATTTATGgccttattattttatttttagttcgTATTGCCTAgcaacgtaaaaataaaaaataaggaCTCGGGTAACTTTTTATCGATTTACTTTAATTATCTCCTTAAATATTtagacaatttttatttaattcgatgttttttttttgttttttgtttttattatatGAACGACATGTTAAGATTCCATGAAGACGTAGAATATGTGTCGAATGCGCCTGAGAGAgaagaagggggaaaaaaatttttgttttcttgtttcttaGGAGAAATGCGGAAAGAGTTTCGGCGTAAGCCAATCGTTTAAAAATGGCGCTTTCTCCcgtacttgttttttttttttgtttgttttttatttgctgaCGTATGTGTAACGTGAAAACCCCAGGGCTTCACGTCATTAGTTTCCCCGGGGTGCGAGGACGTAACAAATTGGGAGAATTGCTGGGCAACAGCTTTGAGCCGGGccaaaaaaacgcaaaaaaaaacaaaacaaccaacGGGAGAGGCAATTCAACTGCGAAATGAAATATCGGacgaaaatatattttaaaaaacaaaaaacaaacgacgtGTCGATCTCCTAGAAAAGCAAAAACCAGTTTCAAATGTCGTCCTTGTCGAAGCCCAATATAGTCTCTGTATCCGTTTGGggaggaaggggggggggttgttgGGTTGTGTTCTGTTGGCATCGACGCACACTTCGTTCGCTCTCTCTCgcttcccttttatttttattattattatttattttttttccaccctttttatttatacatatGTATATGCTTTCCTAACATGCCGTCAACACATTTAAGAAGTTGGCGATCCGGTTACATGTGGCTAGTCCATTGCGGCGAAATCGTGCGGCCCTTTTACGGCGTTGTGACGCGACACGGACACACACGCAATTTCCATCGTGTTCTTGTTTTGTTGATTGTTTTGATTGGATTATTTATTAGGACACagttcttgtttttcttttcttgtcttAATCATTTccgattgtttttttgttgttgttgttgtaacgTTTTCAAACGGAGAAGGTGGCGCAGGCGAGATTGAACAAATCGGGAATGCGTCCATTAGGACGGACGCAGTCGGCTCCTTTACCGCTTGGCCATCCGCTGCTTCAAGGAGCGCCGCACGGAGTGGTGCCCACCGTGCCACTGACGCAGCAGCAGTTCGATCAGTACGTTCGCGAGCGTCAAATCTACGAACAACAGCATCAACACAATTTGCTCAAACAGGTACTACAATTTCGGTTGAACTCGTTGCCAGTTGAccacaaaaaaatgatttgttttgttttgttttgtttttgcaaatTGTCTTTTGATTTGCCTTTGGGAAATGTCAGCATATCCGCCAGACGGTGCTAACTCGGGCGGGTAGCCGAAGCCACGTCGAGAACGTCGAGGAGGAAACGGAAGCGGCTGTGGCTCACGAAATGTCACGCGATCGTGGCACTCCCTTACCTGAAATCATCGACTTGACTGAGCATAAATTAGAAGAGGAAACGGACAGTGATCGTCACTCCTGCCGCGATGGCCTGTCACCCCTTCAGCTGCGTACGTCCAGCTCAAGAAGTTCGCTACACGCCAGTTCAGGTCTTACATTACATTCTTCATTCTCGtttgtttcattattattatagtTCATTATCCGTTGGagcattttctaaaaaaatccAAACGATTCCTCAATTGTTGAATGTGCAGGTTCGGCTTTTGCTCCGCGAGGCCATCACGCCGCCCGGCCTTTATCGCGAGCTTTTTCCAGTCCTTTGGTATCGCTCGATCCGCCTGGAGGTGGTCCGTCTGCGGGTGAAGGTGGCACGGCCGTCGTGCCGATGACGTTGGCCGCGGCCGGCTGGGGTCCGTCGGCCGGAGGGGCCAAAACGGGCAGCACGAGCACGGCGCTAGCCTACGACGGCCTCATGCTGCGGCACCAGTGCATGTGCGGCAGCAACAGCGCCCATCCGGAGCACGGCGGCCGTTTGCAGAGCATTTGGGCCCGCCTTCAGGAAACGGGAGCGGTGCACCGCTGCCTGCGACTTCGATCTCGAAAGGCCACGGCCGAGGAGCTGCAATCGGTCCATTCTGACGTTTACACGATGCTGTTCGGCACGGAACCGGCCCACCGGCCCAAAGTCGACGTCAACCGCTTCGCCGAATTGCCCATGAAGAATTTCGTCATGTTGCCGTGCGGTGGCATTGGCGTCGATTCCGACACGACGTGGAACGACATCCACACGCCTTCCGCCGCCCGTATGGCCGCCGGCTGCGTCATCGATCTGGCCTTCAAGGGTAATTTCGACAAttccaaaaatcaaatcaaatcaaataagtataaaactaaaaatattaGTGATTATctaatttcatatttttatttcgggCAGCTGCCATGGGCGAGATTAGGAATGGTTTCGCCATCGTCCGTCCTCCTGGCCATCACGCAGAAGCGCAGCAAGCCAtgggattttgtttttttaattcggTCGCCATAGCAGCCAAACAGCTCAGACTCAGGCACAAACTCGAGCGCATCCTCATCGTTGATTGGGTAAcgtttccttcttcttttcttcttgtttcttaTTCGGATGAAAACAAGATTTTGGCCGCGTATTAATGTTGCCGATGTATCTTTATTTTTAGGACGTCCATCACGGTAATGGAACGCAGCAAATCTTCTACGACGACCCTCGCATCTTGTACATTTCCATTCATCGTCACGACGACGGCCATTTTTTCCCTGGCACCGGTAACCCCCTGGAGGTGAGTCTTCGATCGGTTCATCCAATTTCCGTTCGCTGTAAACACTGTCGATACGCATCAAATGTAAATCATGTTGAtgtgtattttctttttcattttttggcaaTTTCGTCGTTGCCTTGACGACAGTGTGGCACCGATGACGGACTAGGTTTCAACGTCAACATTGCCTGGTCGGGCGGACTCAATCCGCCGTTAGGTGACGCTGAATATTTGGCCGCTTTCCGTGCCCTCGTCATGCCAATTGCTCAAGTACAAATTCAGCACGTGTACAGTACAATCCTTGAATTGTTGACTAATTAATCCGGTGTTTTGCCCCGCCCTTTTTTGGGGGCggaattttgttgttgttgttttgcttgttttttttttttgcaatagGATTTTGACCCAGAAATTGTTTTGGTGTCGGCCGGATTCGATGCTGCAACGGGCCATCCGTCTCCGTTGGGTGGCTACCAAGTGTCGGCCGCTTGTTTTGGCTACATGACGCGCCAGCTGATGGAGTTGGCCAATGGCAAACTGGTCATGGCTCTCGAAGGTGGCTACGATTTGCCGGCCATCTGTGACGCGTCGCACGAGTGCGTCCGTGCCCTGCTGGGTGATGAACCAGTGCCCATTCGTCAAGAAGAGCTGGCCAGACGGCCGTGCCAAAATGCCATCGATTCACTTCACAAAGTGATCTCGATCCAGGTTAGAACGCGTTTCTCTTGCCATATCGCTCCTATTCTCACGTGATTTCTTTGTCGCCTTGATTCTGCtggaaaacgaaaaacaaaaacaacgtcCAACGTTGATtgcctattattattgtctTCGGCCGGGCAGCAACCTCACTGGCCGACCATCAAACGCTACGCCTATTCGGTCGCATTGTCGGCTTACGAGGTGGAAGGAGTCGGACGGAGCCGCAGTTACAGCAGCGGCAATGGCGGCGGATCGCTCGAAGGCGGAGAAGACAGCGAAACCCTATCAGCAATGGCCGGCCTATCGGTCTGCCGGACAGATAGCAGCAAAAGCATTGCGTGAGTGAAACGATGtgtctgtttatttttaaatgaattgaaattgaatttttttgttttttttccgattTGGGCAGGTCATCGTCCAGGGAGCTGTCGCAAGAGCCGATGGATCAGGATGATTCCAAATGAAAACATAAATGAAATGGAATGATGAATGATGAATGATGAAAATAGAAACTATTCTTTTGAGTGCCCGAATAGAGAAGAAATCCGAATAGCGAAGAGACAAATTGAACGTGTCGCGTTATTGGTCAGCGCGCGTGAATCGTACAGAACACACAGAGTTGGCGATCTCGTTTGTGGGCCACGGAAtattatgttttgtttttcttttcttttcttgttttctttttttttggttttttttttttgcattattattatttgttttatttttttgtttgttttttcgcgcgtgtgtgtgtgtttgtgtgtgtgtgtgtgtgtgtgtgtgtgtgtgtgttttgtaaTTTGACAGGATTTGAGAGGCGTTTGAGAAGAGAGACGGAAAATCATTCCACGCGTAGAAACGATtgggatatatatatatatttgcaTATATTTGCATACATAAtccaatatatatatatatatatatgcaatTGAAATAggggaaggggggaggggaaataGTGAAGAAACGTTCGATGATTATTGGATCGAAGatcatttcaatttttctttgttgataTTTTatgtttcagttttttttgttttttgttttgttttgttttgttattgttgttgtatctctctctctctctctctctctttgtcagttcttttgttttcaagtttACAATGGTCCAACATTTGCTATCGATCTTACGGGATTTTAGTAAAGGTCGCAGGGATtaaaaggagggggggggcgTTATAAAGGAGATGGACGCGCAACACAAAAATGGAAGTTACTGTGTTTGgagcgggggggggggagggtttGATGAATTCATTCACATTTAAATGTTGCGCATTTTTACTCCCAAAGAAACATGGAATTTGATGTAccagtgattttttttcccccttaatttctcttcgtttttgtttggattttttatttgaaaaaaaaaaaaagaaaaaaaaaagaactgacGTATAAGCCACGTTTGGCTTAATCAATGTTGAtttctgttgattttttttttttcttattttttctttattattattttcttctgtTGTCTTTCTTCGACGTCCTGCATTATTACACGCGCACAAAAATACAGTCCCCACCTAAacgattgttttttgtttttgttttttttttttcatttggatGGCCTTTGAGGAAGACGAATAATCAAACCGGGGAACTTGCAATTTTTGCAGTTTATGGCCCTCCGACTATGAATCATCGACTGTTGAACCGTCCCTTACATTTTGTCATTGACGAGAAAGGCGTACCGTAATGAAACCATCAgacgaaaataaataaaacaaaaaaaaaaagtgggagaAACAAAGACTTGAATCGACAAGCCAAgtggaaagagaaagaaaaacccaaTCGACGCGTTCCGCTCTCCCCCGTCACCATGTCCGATCAGAA includes:
- the LOC116918901 gene encoding histone deacetylase 4 isoform X3 — its product is MNSASPLSSSFVTSHRRPDLVVGPVVVSSSGSSVSSVATSASQSANNNNNLPNFREQAALQQQILQLKQQQHLQQQILLQQYQVQQQQLAQQHEKQLQEFLEQKKKAEEEARLERERHEKERLLALKNKEKREQSAVASSEVKQKLQEFVLNKKQREAAAAAAAGNGTTNAPSSSSAPYRAWTGAVPTLPAGHGCTTNKGSASQLSSGLGSTGSGIGSSNGVGGTSSSCSSTSSSGIVHPHPYRHPLLPGNFDDDFPLRKTASEPNLLKMRYKHRGAVERRNCSPLVARRRGGAGGPQHHLSGGSGPALPGHHHLPPPPPLHHRQPPPPAHSSSLAMAAKRMAHLTSQETGGSTPESPSGAASPLGSQHPSSGVVPVPEEISPSQYHLMASHGQGSISDLTLYSSPSLPNISLGRPAGANHHAAEPPGLAMVSEVVDMRAAFSVRMGLPATGGSHHALYQPPQPQHHHAHPHHQHHHLLMSSASPFFPPAPPDPGAGDYGSGGGSPESPGYIQKQMQLLEQAGHHTHVLMSGLYNGGAPITDAQVAQARLNKSGMRPLGRTQSAPLPLGHPLLQGAPHGVVPTVPLTQQQFDQYVRERQIYEQQHQHNLLKQHIRQTVLTRAGSRSHVENVEEETEAAVAHEMSRDRGTPLPEIIDLTEHKLEEETDSDRHSCRDGLSPLQLRTSSSRSSLHASSGSAFAPRGHHAARPLSRAFSSPLVSLDPPGGGPSAGEGGTAVVPMTLAAAGWGPSAGGAKTGSTSTALAYDGLMLRHQCMCGSNSAHPEHGGRLQSIWARLQETGAVHRCLRLRSRKATAEELQSVHSDVYTMLFGTEPAHRPKVDVNRFAELPMKNFVMLPCGGIGVDSDTTWNDIHTPSAARMAAGCVIDLAFKAAMGEIRNGFAIVRPPGHHAEAQQAMGFCFFNSVAIAAKQLRLRHKLERILIVDWDVHHGNGTQQIFYDDPRILYISIHRHDDGHFFPGTGNPLECGTDDGLGFNVNIAWSGGLNPPLGDAEYLAAFRALVMPIAQDFDPEIVLVSAGFDAATGHPSPLGGYQVSAACFGYMTRQLMELANGKLVMALEGGYDLPAICDASHECVRALLGDEPVPIRQEELARRPCQNAIDSLHKVISIQQPHWPTIKRYAYSVALSAYEVEGVGRSRSYSSGNGGGSLEGGEDSETLSAMAGLSVCRTDSSKSIASSSRELSQEPMDQDDSK
- the LOC116918901 gene encoding histone deacetylase 4 isoform X1, which encodes MTEQQLPQSNDMNSASPLSSSFVTSHRRPDLVVGPVVVSSSGSSVSSVATSASQSANNNNNLPNFREQAALQQQILQLKQQQHLQQQILLQQYQVQQQQLAQQHEKQLQEFLEQKKKAEEEARLERERHEKERLLALKNKEKREQSAVASSEVKQKLQEFVLNKKQREAAAAAAAGNGTTNAPSSSSAPYRAWTGAVPTLPAGHGCTTNKGSASQLSSGLGSTGSGIGSSNGVGGTSSSCSSTSSSGIVHPHPYRHPLLPGNFDDDFPLRKTASEPNLLKMRYKHRGAVERRNCSPLVARRRGGAGGPQHHLSGGSGPALPGHHHLPPPPPLHHRQPPPPAHSSSLAMAAKRMAHLTSQETGGSTPESPSGAASPLGSQHPSSGVVPVPEEISPSQYHLMASHGQGSISDLTLYSSPSLPNISLGRPAGANHHAAEPPGLAMVSEVVDMRAAFSVRMGLPATGGSHHALYQPPQPQHHHAHPHHQHHHLLMSSASPFFPPAPPDPGAGDYGSGGGSPESPGYIQKQMQLLEQAGHHTHVLMSGLYNGGAPITDAQVAQARLNKSGMRPLGRTQSAPLPLGHPLLQGAPHGVVPTVPLTQQQFDQYVRERQIYEQQHQHNLLKQHIRQTVLTRAGSRSHVENVEEETEAAVAHEMSRDRGTPLPEIIDLTEHKLEEETDSDRHSCRDGLSPLQLRTSSSRSSLHASSGSAFAPRGHHAARPLSRAFSSPLVSLDPPGGGPSAGEGGTAVVPMTLAAAGWGPSAGGAKTGSTSTALAYDGLMLRHQCMCGSNSAHPEHGGRLQSIWARLQETGAVHRCLRLRSRKATAEELQSVHSDVYTMLFGTEPAHRPKVDVNRFAELPMKNFVMLPCGGIGVDSDTTWNDIHTPSAARMAAGCVIDLAFKAAMGEIRNGFAIVRPPGHHAEAQQAMGFCFFNSVAIAAKQLRLRHKLERILIVDWDVHHGNGTQQIFYDDPRILYISIHRHDDGHFFPGTGNPLECGTDDGLGFNVNIAWSGGLNPPLGDAEYLAAFRALVMPIAQDFDPEIVLVSAGFDAATGHPSPLGGYQVSAACFGYMTRQLMELANGKLVMALEGGYDLPAICDASHECVRALLGDEPVPIRQEELARRPCQNAIDSLHKVISIQQPHWPTIKRYAYSVALSAYEVEGVGRSRSYSSGNGGGSLEGGEDSETLSAMAGLSVCRTDSSKSIASSSRELSQEPMDQDDSK
- the LOC116918901 gene encoding histone deacetylase 4 isoform X4, with product MTEQQLPQSNDMNSASPLSSSFVTSHRRPDLVVGPVVVSSSGSSVSSVATSASQSANNNNNLPNFREQAALQQQILQLKQQQHLQQQILLQQYQVQQQQLAQQHEKQLQEFLEQKKKAEEEARLERERHEKERLLALKNKEKREQSAVASSEVKQKLQEFVLNKKQREAAAAAAAGNGTTNAPSSSSAPYRAWTGAVPTLPAGHGCTTNKGSASQLSSGLGSTGSGIGSSNGVGGTSSSCSSTSSSGIVHPHPYRHPLLPGNFDDDFPLRKTGQETGGSTPESPSGAASPLGSQHPSSGVVPVPEEISPSQYHLMASHGQGSISDLTLYSSPSLPNISLGRPAGANHHAAEPPGLAMVSEVVDMRAAFSVRMGLPATGGSHHALYQPPQPQHHHAHPHHQHHHLLMSSASPFFPPAPPDPGAGDYGSGGGSPESPGYIQKQMQLLEQAGHHTHVLMSGLYNGGAPITDAQVAQARLNKSGMRPLGRTQSAPLPLGHPLLQGAPHGVVPTVPLTQQQFDQYVRERQIYEQQHQHNLLKQHIRQTVLTRAGSRSHVENVEEETEAAVAHEMSRDRGTPLPEIIDLTEHKLEEETDSDRHSCRDGLSPLQLRTSSSRSSLHASSGSAFAPRGHHAARPLSRAFSSPLVSLDPPGGGPSAGEGGTAVVPMTLAAAGWGPSAGGAKTGSTSTALAYDGLMLRHQCMCGSNSAHPEHGGRLQSIWARLQETGAVHRCLRLRSRKATAEELQSVHSDVYTMLFGTEPAHRPKVDVNRFAELPMKNFVMLPCGGIGVDSDTTWNDIHTPSAARMAAGCVIDLAFKAAMGEIRNGFAIVRPPGHHAEAQQAMGFCFFNSVAIAAKQLRLRHKLERILIVDWDVHHGNGTQQIFYDDPRILYISIHRHDDGHFFPGTGNPLECGTDDGLGFNVNIAWSGGLNPPLGDAEYLAAFRALVMPIAQDFDPEIVLVSAGFDAATGHPSPLGGYQVSAACFGYMTRQLMELANGKLVMALEGGYDLPAICDASHECVRALLGDEPVPIRQEELARRPCQNAIDSLHKVISIQQPHWPTIKRYAYSVALSAYEVEGVGRSRSYSSGNGGGSLEGGEDSETLSAMAGLSVCRTDSSKSIASSSRELSQEPMDQDDSK
- the LOC116918901 gene encoding histone deacetylase 4 isoform X2, whose translation is MTEQQLPQSNDMNSASPLSSSFVTSHRRPDLVVGPVVVSSSGSSVSSVATSASQSANNNNNLPNFREQAALQQQILQQQHLQQQILLQQYQVQQQQLAQQHEKQLQEFLEQKKKAEEEARLERERHEKERLLALKNKEKREQSAVASSEVKQKLQEFVLNKKQREAAAAAAAGNGTTNAPSSSSAPYRAWTGAVPTLPAGHGCTTNKGSASQLSSGLGSTGSGIGSSNGVGGTSSSCSSTSSSGIVHPHPYRHPLLPGNFDDDFPLRKTASEPNLLKMRYKHRGAVERRNCSPLVARRRGGAGGPQHHLSGGSGPALPGHHHLPPPPPLHHRQPPPPAHSSSLAMAAKRMAHLTSQETGGSTPESPSGAASPLGSQHPSSGVVPVPEEISPSQYHLMASHGQGSISDLTLYSSPSLPNISLGRPAGANHHAAEPPGLAMVSEVVDMRAAFSVRMGLPATGGSHHALYQPPQPQHHHAHPHHQHHHLLMSSASPFFPPAPPDPGAGDYGSGGGSPESPGYIQKQMQLLEQAGHHTHVLMSGLYNGGAPITDAQVAQARLNKSGMRPLGRTQSAPLPLGHPLLQGAPHGVVPTVPLTQQQFDQYVRERQIYEQQHQHNLLKQHIRQTVLTRAGSRSHVENVEEETEAAVAHEMSRDRGTPLPEIIDLTEHKLEEETDSDRHSCRDGLSPLQLRTSSSRSSLHASSGSAFAPRGHHAARPLSRAFSSPLVSLDPPGGGPSAGEGGTAVVPMTLAAAGWGPSAGGAKTGSTSTALAYDGLMLRHQCMCGSNSAHPEHGGRLQSIWARLQETGAVHRCLRLRSRKATAEELQSVHSDVYTMLFGTEPAHRPKVDVNRFAELPMKNFVMLPCGGIGVDSDTTWNDIHTPSAARMAAGCVIDLAFKAAMGEIRNGFAIVRPPGHHAEAQQAMGFCFFNSVAIAAKQLRLRHKLERILIVDWDVHHGNGTQQIFYDDPRILYISIHRHDDGHFFPGTGNPLECGTDDGLGFNVNIAWSGGLNPPLGDAEYLAAFRALVMPIAQDFDPEIVLVSAGFDAATGHPSPLGGYQVSAACFGYMTRQLMELANGKLVMALEGGYDLPAICDASHECVRALLGDEPVPIRQEELARRPCQNAIDSLHKVISIQQPHWPTIKRYAYSVALSAYEVEGVGRSRSYSSGNGGGSLEGGEDSETLSAMAGLSVCRTDSSKSIASSSRELSQEPMDQDDSK